The proteins below are encoded in one region of Macaca nemestrina isolate mMacNem1 chromosome 10, mMacNem.hap1, whole genome shotgun sequence:
- the LOC105474397 gene encoding keratin, type II cytoskeletal 2 oral-like: protein MSRPAISFAMYEDEINKYTAAENDFVVLKKDVDAAHMTKVELEAKVERMTGEINFLTALYDAELSQMQSDTSNMSVVLSMDNHHCLDLGNIIAKVRTQYDEIAQRSKAEAKLGELQTMASRLGDDLRNTKSEIMELNRMIQRLWVEIESIEKQNAKLQTTIAEAEQCREVALKDANARLQDIKYGLQQAKEDLALLLCTYQVLMNVKLALNVETTTYWTLLEDKECRVSGRYQSSAGRAVGGAFGDLPSPP, encoded by the exons ATGAGTCGACCTGCCATCAGCTTTGCGAT GTATGAAGATGAGATTAACAAGTACACAGCTGCAGAGAATGACTTTGTGGTCCTGAAGAAG GACGTCGATGCTGCCCACATGACCAAAGTGGagctggaggccaaggtggagagGATGACAGGTGAGATCAACTTCCTGACAGCCCTCTATGATGC GGAGCTGTCCCAGATGCAGTCAGACACCAGCAACATGTCTGTGGTTCTTTCCATGGACAACCACCACTGCCTGGACCTGGGCAACATCATTGCCAAGGTCCGCACCCAGTACGATGAGATTGCCCAGAGGAGCAAGGCTGAGGCCAAG CTCGGGGAGCTTCAGACCATGGCCAGCAGGCTTGGGGATGACCTGAGGAACACCAAGAGTGAGATCATGGAGCTCAACAGGATGATCCAGAGGCTGTGGGTGGAGATTGAGAGCATCGAGAAGC AGAACGCCAAGTTGCAGACGACCATCGCTGAGGCAGAGCAGTGCCGGGAGGTGGCCCTCAAGGACGCTAATGCCAGGCTTCAGGATATCAAGTATGGACTGCAGCAGGCCAAAGAGGACCTGGCCTTGCTGCTTTGCACGTACCAGGTGCTGATGAATGTCAAGCTGGCCCTGAACGTGGAGACCACCACCTACTGGACCCTCCTGGAGGACAAGGAGTGCAG GGTGTCTGGGAGGTACCAGAGTTCG GCTGGAAGAGCTGTTGGTGGCGCTTTTGGagacctcccctcccctccctga